In Pseudobdellovibrio exovorus JSS, the genomic stretch CCATTGATGATGTTTATTTTGCCTGCGGTTTTCATTATGGTTTTTGGACCTATCGCAGTCAGAATGATATACGGAGGGGGAATGTAATGCCTCGTCTGTATAAAACTTCAAATTCAGGAGCCGAGTTATTAGTCGACCACCTTATGGTGGCGGAAAGCTTTTGGGAGCGCGGTAAAGGTTTGTTGGGTCGCAAGGGTTTAGCGGCAGGTGAAGCTCTGTGGATTAACCCGTGCAATAACATACACACCTTTTTTATGAAATTTGCTATCGACTGTATTTTTGTCGACAGCAAAATGGAAATTAAGAATATAGCAAAAAATGTAGTCCCATTCAGAATTGCGGGACCTTATTGGCGTGCGTCTTCTGTTATCGAAACTCCATCGGGATTTGTCGATGCGAAGAACTTAAAAGTCGGAGATCATTTATATGTGGTCAATTAGAATACTCTCAGGCCCGCAAGCGGGACAAATTTATGATCTGAAGCTCGGCAAGAATGTCTTTGGCCGTGGCGGCGTCAGTGACTTAAAAATTCAGTCGTTAGGAATTTCTAAAGAACACTGTGAAATTCATGTCTACAAAGACAAAATGATGATCGTCGATTTGAAATCCAGCAATGGGACCTTTGTAAATGGTGTAAAAATTCAAAACTCGATTGTACGTGTGGGTGATAAGGTCAGTCTTTTTGATGTGATTATGGATGTTATTCCAGCGCCGGATATTCGTCCGAAGAACACTCCGAAGGTAGAAGTGGAAGCGAGTGAAGACGAAGACGTGGTGGAAAAACCAAAGCGTCCAGCCCGTCGCCCGCGTCCGCCAGCGCCAATGGCAGGTGGATTTCCTCCTGTTCCCAATGGGGGAGCTTTTCCTGTACCTTATCCGCAGCAGGGCAATGCCGCTTTGCAGATGCAATATCCTCAAATGGGGATGAATCCTGTCTATGGAGTGCCACCGCAATTTAATCCTGCGGCAGGAGCGGCTCCGACGCCTCCGCCAGCGGCACCGAAATTGACGTTGTCGCAGACAATTGAAAATTACATCGAAAATGTCGTGATGCCAGCGATTTATCGTCTGGGAATTATTTTTTCTTTGAAACAAATCCTCATGGGATTTGTGATGATCTTCGTTTTCGGTGTGACATTCTTGTCCGCTATCCCTTTAAGTAATTTGATCCAAGAATCTAACTTGGCGGAAGCGACAAAAAGAGCGCGCTCTGTGGCCCGTTCGATTGCGAAGTTTAATGAGCAGTCACTTTTGTCAGGGCAATTGGGCAATTTGACAGTTCAAGAGGCCTTGAAAGAAGAAGGCATTAAAGAGGCCTTTATTATTCAACATCAGGATGGGCTTATTGTGGCTCCTGCTGATCGTGTGGGACGCGATGAAGCGAATCCATTGGTGTTGAAAGCACGTCAAGAAGAGCGTGCGACCTCTATGCGTTTGAATAAAAATACATTGGGGGCCTCGTTCCCAATTGCGGTTTATGACCCGAATACAGGGGAAGCCCGTCCGAAATATCACTCTGTGGTGTTATATGATATCAGCTCTTTGAATGTGGATAATGAACGTGTGGTCAGTCTTCTGATGCAGACGTTGTTAATCGCTTCGTTTTTCGGTTTGATCTTGTATTACTTGTTTGCGCGACTGATTGAATATCCGATTAAGACCTTGAATCAACAAATTGATAAGGCCTTATTAGAAAAATCAGATCGTACAGAAGTGGCATTCGATTACCCTGTGTTTCAACAGTTAGTTTCTAGCGTTAACACTATTCTGAATCGTGTTTGGAATGGTGGTGGGGACGCTTCGCAGTCGCTGAAACCACAACAAAATCGAGATGTCGAGTATTCCAATTTAGTAGAAATGATCTTCCATCCGGCAGTTGTTTTGGATGTGGAACATAAAGTCAGAGCCTTGAATCCACAGTTTGAAGAGTTGGCGCAAACGTCGCGTGAAGCGGTGTTAAACCAAAGCTATCAGACCTTAACAGATGGAGCTTTGGTGCAGAATATCGAGGCTCTAGTGGCTCGGGCTCAGCAGTCTCCGTATGAAAAACATTCGGATCGTATTCCATTTTCGCAGTTCGAGTGTGATGTTTACTGTCAGGCTTTCTTAAATACGGAAGGCCAGCCAGAAAGTTATGTGATTACATTGGTGCAAATCAGTTAAGAGTAAAGTGTTGAGTAGATTGGTGAATAGGGGAGTGAATTAAATAATGTCGGCAGCGTTGCAACAGAAACCTGATATCAAGATCAAGATGACGGTGGTCGCAGGACCTCACGTCGGTCAGGTATTTCAGTTGAACAAATCTGGATTCACGATTGGACGTGGTCCTGAAAACGACCTTGTTTTAATGAATGACCCGATGGTCAGTCGTACACACGTGCGTATCGAGATCGTAGATCGTGATTTAGAGATCCACAATCTCAGCCAGAAGAACGCTGTTTTAGTCGATGGACAAACAGTTCAAAAATGGAAGATTGTTAACAACTCTAACTTTATTATAGGGGATACAGAGTTCAAGGTTGAGTATGACTTGGGACAGGCCGTGGTTTCGATTCCGACCCCTAAGCCGGCTGCCGTGTTGCCATTAAAACCAAAAGCTCCTTCGCCTCAGGCGAAGCCAAAACCTAAAATGAAGAGTGCCGCACCTGCGAAAAAAGTTCCGCGTCCAGCACCTCCGATGGCCTTGCAAAATGGAGTGGCTCCTCGCGCGGGAGTTCCTACTCAGATGAAGACTCCGTTGATGGCATCTCCGGTCGGAGTGGGAATGGCCGTGGGAACACCTCGTCCACAGGTTTTTCAGCAGTCAGCGGCGGGCCTTGGTGCTCGTCCGGTTTCAGAGGCGGCTCAAGATTCGCTGATTTCAAATCCTCGGTTTAAATTTTACATGGCGGCTCTGATAGTTTTTATCGGAGCGTACTTTTATCTTTTCAGTGGCGACGACAAAAAGAAAGCGGTTCAACAGCAGATTAATTCGACTTTGAACTACTCAGATGCCGTGCAAATGAGTTTAAACTCGCAAACAGAAAAAGATAGAACCGCGACACTTGATGGAAAAAAACGAGATCGGAACTCGATTCAGTCTCAACGTATTGCAGAAAATCTGATGAAAGGCATGCGCGATTTCAATATGGGTAACTATGCTCGTGCGCAAGAGTTCTTTCAGTTAGTACTCAACTTAGATCCAGACAATCAGCTAGCTAAGCGGCATATTTATCTATCGCGCGTACGATTTGATGAAATCGTCCAAGAAAAATTAATGCTTGGAGAATCGTATTTTAAGAAGCATAATTTCAAAATGTGCGAGTCTATGTATCGACAAGTTGTTGTGATGTTACAGGGTAAAAACAACGACCAAAAACTCTTATTGGCAGAAAAAAAGGCAAAAGAGTGCCAGCTCGCCGATGAGGGTGTTCTTTGATGTCGCGTTTGAAGGTGATGCTCCGTGGAGCATTGATCAGTGAAATTGAACTTAATCCAGAGAAAGAATATATCGGCGGCCGTAAAGAGGGCTGCGATATACGTCTACAAGCGGAAAAGGGTATTTCCCGCGAGCATTTCAAACTAAAATATGTCGAAGGCCAATGGCAGCTCAGTGCGATCTCTCGCTTCGGTGATGTTTTTACCGGAGGCCAGAAGGTTGAGCAAACAGAGCTTCAACACAGTCAAACCTTTCAAGTTCCTCCCTATGAGTTTTCATTCCTTGATGTGCCCGATGTGGGAATCCCTTCGCCGGATAACTTGGGTGCCGATGCGGTTGCGCCTACTGTGGGCGAAAATGATAAAACGGTAATCGGGGCCGCGCCTCAGGTTCCGTATATCAAGATGGTGAATTCCACAGGTGAAGTTAGTGAAATGCTGCGCCTTGAAGTGGGCGATGTGTGGGTTGCGGGGCGAGATCCCTCTTGCCAAATTATTATTCCCGATCAACGAGTCAGTCGTCGTCAGTTTGAAATTTACAAGGTCAATGGGGCCTATACTATTTTAGATTTGGCCAGTGTGAACGGTACATTCTTAAATGGAAGCCCCGTTTCGTCGACAGATCCGCAAACACTTAAAAGTGGTGATGCTATCAATGTACTGGATAACACCATGTACTTTGAGCTTCACGATCCTAACTTCCGCTATAAAGTTGAAAAAATCGAAGTTCCGCCTCTTCAGATGGATCAGTTCGAAGAAGAGGCTGTCTCGGAAGATTTTGTTCCTGAAGATTACGCAGAAGAGGAATATGAAGACGTACCTGAAATTGAAGAGTACGAACAATATGATGTTCCTCAGCAGATGGATATTGCAGGGGCCGGTCCTTTTACAGGTATGCCAGGCCCTGATGTAGACCCGAATCAGTACTACACATTTCAGGCTCCTCCACCGGATCAGCAGGCAGCCGCAGCCGGTGCGGCTGCTCCGACAACGCCACTAAAAAAATTAATGGCCAATAAGCCATTGTTAATAGCTGTGGTCTTGGCCTTTTTAGGCGGGGCTTATTACTTAAGCGAGTTACTTAACCCACCACAGGCACCGGTTATACAGCAGCCGACGGCGTCTCCGACAGGAGATCCATTTGATAGGTTGTCTCCGGCTCAGCAAAAAGAAGTGGAAGAGTTATATTCGCTAGCTATGCAGATGTATAACCAACAGAAGTATGAATTAGCGCTCGAGCAAATTCGTAAGATTAAAGAAATTCTGCCTAGCGGTTATAAAGACACAGAAAAAATTGAAAGAGACGCGGATATGGCTATGCAAGCGTTGATTCAATACGAAGAGGATGAACGTCTTCGTAAAGAGCGCGAAGCTCGTGAAGCGAAAATCCGTAGTGTTATTGCTAAGTGTGAAACGATCATTAACGAAACGGTGACTTCGGATGAAATGTCGGTATGTCTGTACGAAGTGACATCATTTGATCCAAACAATGCTGATGCAACACGCCTACGCGAAATCGTAAATAAAATCGAAATTGATCGCCGTCAGGCCGCGATTGATAAAGAAAACTTAGAACGTCGTAAAGAACAAATGGATCAGCTTTTTAAAGAAGCTGAAGACGAGCATCAAAAAGGTTATGCCTTTAAAACTATAAAAAAATATCAGGCTGTGATTAATTCTAATTTGCCTGATACCAAAAAGTATAAAGAAAAAGCTCGCGAACGAATTAAGTTTATTGAGGAAAAGATCTTAGAAAAATCTCAGGCTAGCATGACAGAAGCGGATAACTTTTTCAAAGAAGGTAAAATTCGCGAAGCCGTACAAACTCTTAGAGCCGCTGTGGTTTATGACCCTGACAACAAAACGATCAAAGATAAGATCGAAGCTTTTACCTTAGAGCTGACACGTAAAATGAAAGTTCTTTATCAAGAATCCATTATCGATG encodes the following:
- a CDS encoding DUF192 domain-containing protein; this translates as MPRLYKTSNSGAELLVDHLMVAESFWERGKGLLGRKGLAAGEALWINPCNNIHTFFMKFAIDCIFVDSKMEIKNIAKNVVPFRIAGPYWRASSVIETPSGFVDAKNLKVGDHLYVVN
- a CDS encoding FHA domain-containing protein — translated: MWSIRILSGPQAGQIYDLKLGKNVFGRGGVSDLKIQSLGISKEHCEIHVYKDKMMIVDLKSSNGTFVNGVKIQNSIVRVGDKVSLFDVIMDVIPAPDIRPKNTPKVEVEASEDEDVVEKPKRPARRPRPPAPMAGGFPPVPNGGAFPVPYPQQGNAALQMQYPQMGMNPVYGVPPQFNPAAGAAPTPPPAAPKLTLSQTIENYIENVVMPAIYRLGIIFSLKQILMGFVMIFVFGVTFLSAIPLSNLIQESNLAEATKRARSVARSIAKFNEQSLLSGQLGNLTVQEALKEEGIKEAFIIQHQDGLIVAPADRVGRDEANPLVLKARQEERATSMRLNKNTLGASFPIAVYDPNTGEARPKYHSVVLYDISSLNVDNERVVSLLMQTLLIASFFGLILYYLFARLIEYPIKTLNQQIDKALLEKSDRTEVAFDYPVFQQLVSSVNTILNRVWNGGGDASQSLKPQQNRDVEYSNLVEMIFHPAVVLDVEHKVRALNPQFEELAQTSREAVLNQSYQTLTDGALVQNIEALVARAQQSPYEKHSDRIPFSQFECDVYCQAFLNTEGQPESYVITLVQIS
- a CDS encoding FHA domain-containing protein, with translation MSRLKVMLRGALISEIELNPEKEYIGGRKEGCDIRLQAEKGISREHFKLKYVEGQWQLSAISRFGDVFTGGQKVEQTELQHSQTFQVPPYEFSFLDVPDVGIPSPDNLGADAVAPTVGENDKTVIGAAPQVPYIKMVNSTGEVSEMLRLEVGDVWVAGRDPSCQIIIPDQRVSRRQFEIYKVNGAYTILDLASVNGTFLNGSPVSSTDPQTLKSGDAINVLDNTMYFELHDPNFRYKVEKIEVPPLQMDQFEEEAVSEDFVPEDYAEEEYEDVPEIEEYEQYDVPQQMDIAGAGPFTGMPGPDVDPNQYYTFQAPPPDQQAAAAGAAAPTTPLKKLMANKPLLIAVVLAFLGGAYYLSELLNPPQAPVIQQPTASPTGDPFDRLSPAQQKEVEELYSLAMQMYNQQKYELALEQIRKIKEILPSGYKDTEKIERDADMAMQALIQYEEDERLRKEREAREAKIRSVIAKCETIINETVTSDEMSVCLYEVTSFDPNNADATRLREIVNKIEIDRRQAAIDKENLERRKEQMDQLFKEAEDEHQKGYAFKTIKKYQAVINSNLPDTKKYKEKARERIKFIEEKILEKSQASMTEADNFFKEGKIREAVQTLRAAVVYDPDNKTIKDKIEAFTLELTRKMKVLYQESIIDENYGIIENTDSRQGAKEKWKKITELDLEDGEYYRKAVMKLRRYGVY
- a CDS encoding FHA domain-containing protein, translated to MSAALQQKPDIKIKMTVVAGPHVGQVFQLNKSGFTIGRGPENDLVLMNDPMVSRTHVRIEIVDRDLEIHNLSQKNAVLVDGQTVQKWKIVNNSNFIIGDTEFKVEYDLGQAVVSIPTPKPAAVLPLKPKAPSPQAKPKPKMKSAAPAKKVPRPAPPMALQNGVAPRAGVPTQMKTPLMASPVGVGMAVGTPRPQVFQQSAAGLGARPVSEAAQDSLISNPRFKFYMAALIVFIGAYFYLFSGDDKKKAVQQQINSTLNYSDAVQMSLNSQTEKDRTATLDGKKRDRNSIQSQRIAENLMKGMRDFNMGNYARAQEFFQLVLNLDPDNQLAKRHIYLSRVRFDEIVQEKLMLGESYFKKHNFKMCESMYRQVVVMLQGKNNDQKLLLAEKKAKECQLADEGVL